The stretch of DNA TCGGTGATCGACAGCGGGCGGTTCAGGGTCACGAAGTCGACGACGTGTCCCGCGGGGGTGTCGTAGTCGATCTGCATCCGTCCGTCGTCGAGGAGCATGATCACCGGCGAGCGGCTGTCGACGCCTTCGGAGGAGACGGGGTAGGCCGCCATCCACCGGCTCTCGAGGAAGATGCTGAGATAGACGCGGCCGATCCCCCCTTCGTTCCGCCACCACACCAGATACGGTCTCCCGGTGGAGGCGAACGCGACACGGGGCTCGAGATCGTCCCCGTGGGCCGCCTCGCCCGGCTCTTCCACCCACGCCGGCCGAGTCCATCCGGTTTGCAGCCAGCGGGCCCAGGCGAGATCGTAGCCCGCCCCCGTGTAGCGGCTCCAGACGACCCACGGACGATTGGCGTCGTGCGGGTTCTCGGCGACGAGGGGCCAGAGGTCCCCGTTCACGTCGCCTCCGGGATTCAGGGCATAGGAGAGCGGGCGCAGGCGCGTGACCGACCAGATCTTGAGCCGCTTGGTCGACGGGCCGGCCATGATCGCGGTTCTGAGGTAGTTGCCGGAGACGTCCGTCTCCGCCGCAACCTCGGCGCGCACCTCGAAGGCGTACCCGGTGGCGGCGAGCAGGGCGATCGCCGCGAGGAGGTTACGGTGAGTACGCATGGACCCTCCCGATCCGTTCGATGTGCCGGTCGAACTCGTCCACCTCGGGGAAACGCCGCTCGAGCAGGGAGCGGAGGTGGCGCAGGCGCCCGAAGGCGATCTTCTCGCGGGTCGGGTTCGCGTCCTGACGGGCCATCTGCCAACGGTGATAGGAGTTGAGGAACAAGATGTCCTGGTAGGCCTCGTCGGGCCGGGACGCGAGCGCATCCGACTCCGAGAGAGCCTGAAGGGCTCGGTCCCGCTCGCCGCGCCGCATGAACGCCTCGGAGAGGCGCGTCAGCGACAGCGCGGCGACCCGCCGGAACCCCAGCTCGCGTGCCTTGGCGTGCGCCTGGCGGAGCCGCGCGATCCCCTCGTCGAACCTGCCGAGCTCCACGAGGCAACCGCCGAGATTCGTCGTGACGGTCGTCCGGAGCTTGTCCTGCCCGCCGAGGGCGTCCAGGACCTCCATCGAGCGCAGGTAGTATCCGAGGGCGCGCTCGGCCTCACCCTCGTCGTGGTGGATGTTGCCGAGCGTGTTGAGCACTCCCGCCTGCGTCTTCACGTCCCCCGCCCCGAGGGCGAGTTCCAGCGCCTCGTGGGCGAGGACCCCCGCCAGGTAGAGATCGCCCTGCTCGCGGTAGACGTAGCTCAGCTCCAGCACCGAGCGGGTTCGCGTGACGGGGCTCAGCCTCGAGCGCGACTTCAGGATCTCCCGAAGCTCGCGTTCCGTCATCGCGAGCTTCCCGAGGGCGCGAAGCGACGTGATCATGCTCCAGCGGGCCTGCGCCTCGCGCTCGGCGCGCTCGGGCGTGTCGTTCTCCTCCAGCGCGACGTTCAGCGCCCGCTCGAACGTGACGAACGCCTTGCCGTGCTCCCCGGCGGCGAACAGCCCCGCACCCTCCCGAATCAGTTCGTCGAACCCGCCCGACTCGGGCTCGAATGCCTCGTACTCCTCGAGATCGAGCACGTCCGAGAAGGTCTGCACCGAGACGTTGAAGATCCTCGCGAGGGCGCGCAGCTTGTCGAACGAGGGAATCGCCTTCCCCTTCTCGAACCGGCTGAGCTGTGAGTTGTCGATGACCTCGCCGAGCGCCATCGCGGCTTCTTCGACACGGCGGAGCGTGTAGCCGTACCCGCCCCTCAGGCGGCGCAGATAGGACCCGAGCCGCGCGGACGCCCGTTCCTCGGCGGCGCCCTCCTCGACCCGCGGTACTTTCGACGGCAGGAGTTCCCCCCCTCCCGCTGCCGCGTTCTTGACTAGGCGGCTCATCCTTCCCCCCCCCGAGCCCACGAGCCTGTCCTTGAGCGGCTTCTCGATCAACTTCTATTACGTTCAAAGGGCCTTGTCAACAACTGCTTCCGCCGCGACCGGGCGTTTGCGGACCCTGGGTCCGCGACTCGAAGGGGTCCCGGCGTCGTATATGCTGATCCGATGAGCGACTCCCGACGACTCGGGCGCAAGGTCCGTTTCCCCGGAGCCGGCGCTCACCTGGACATTCCCCTCGCATTCCTGGCCATCTGCGGGCTCATGAGCTCATCGGGGTGCGCGGGCCGGCCGGGGCCGCGGCCCGTCGCGGAGCCCTTGTCGCCGCCCATCGTCCGGAGCGAGCCGGCTTCCTTCGGCGCGAAGTTCGAGGGGGATTTCGAGTCCCGGCTTCGAGCGGCGCCGACGGGGGAGCGGGTGAGCGCGATGCTCGACCTCACCGATCAGGTGGACCTCCCCGCGCTCCGTCGCGAACTGGCCCTGACCGGGAGGGACCTGCGATCCCGCTCTCGGGCGGTGATCGGGGCCCTCGAGCGCACGGCGGAGCGCCAGCAGGCGCGAATCGCCCCCGACCTCGACGCGATGGTCCGGACGGGTGCGCTCGAATCCTGGACCCCCGTCGCCATCGTCAACCGGGTCTTGGTCGAGGGAAGGCCGGAAGCGGTCCTGAAGCTCGCGGGGAACGCCGAGGTGGCGCGCGTGCTGCCGGACTGGACGTCGGGAACCGTTCCCAGCGGGGAGCAGGAGGACGCTCCGGCCGCGGCCTCCCTCGGCGAACGCTTCGTCAGCTGGGCGGTCGGTGCCATGGGCGCCGACGTGCTTCGAAGCGAGGGGCTGGACGGAACCGGGGTCGTCGTCGCGTCGATCGACACCGGGGTGCTCGAGGACCACGAGCAGCTCGTCGGGCGCCGCCTCGAGGGGAGCCGCGGATGGTTCGACCCGGTCTCGGGCTCGACCCGGGCGGCGGACAGCCATGGCCATGGTACGGCCGTTCTCTCCCTCGCCGTCGGAGGCGGGCCCGGCGAGCGCGTGGTGGGAATCGCGCCCGGGGCGCGGTGGGCCAGCGCGCTCGGGAACTACCGCAACGTCTACACCCGAGCCCGCATGACGCTGGCCGCGGACTGGGTGCTGCGCGTGGCGCGCCCCCGTGTGCTCGTCAACGCATGGTCCCACTCCGAGGGAAGGTGCGGCACGTTCGACCTGCCCTTCATCAACGCCTGGAAGGCCGCCGGGATCTTCGTGGTCTTCCCCGCGGGAAACGCGGGACCGAGGCCCTCGAGCGCCGAGGCCCCGGCGAGCCTCGCCGGGACCTACCCCGACGGCGGGCCGGTCTTCTCGGTGGCGGGCCTCCTGGCGAGCGGCGAGGTCTGGCAAGCCTCCTCCCGCGGTCCGAGCCTCTGTGGCGCCTCGCGCTTCCCGACCCTCGCCGCCCCCGGCGTCTCGATCCCCTACGCGCTCGCTTCGGGACCGAGAAGCTACACGATCGGAACGGGGACGTCGTTCGCCGCCGCCCTCGTCGGCGGCGCCGCGGCGCTCCTGATCCAGGCCGATCCGTCCCTCGAGCCGGACGACATCGAGCGGCTCCTCGTCGAGACCTGCCGCGACGTTCCTCCACCCGGCCAAGACGACGCGACGGGGAGCGGAGCGATCGACCTGGCGTCGGCGGTCGAGCGCGTGCGCGCGCGACGCTCGGCGTCCCCAGGCCGGTCCGGACCCTTGGGGTCAGTTGGTCAGAACCACGGAGCCGTCGGGGTTCATGCGCAGCGTGACCCCTAGCGAATCCGGGTCGGGCTTGGGGGTCGGAGCGCGCCGACGGCCGGCGGTGTCCAGCTTCGTTTGCACCCTGGCCACGTAGTCGCGCGTCTCGGCGTACGCGGGCACGCCGCCGTAGCGCCTAACCGCGCCCGCCCCGGCGTTGTACGCGGCGAGCGCCAGCGTGACGTCCCCCCCGAACTCGTCCAGGAGATCGCGCAGGTGTCGGGCTCCCGCCCTCAGGCTCTGATACGGATCGTGAAGGTCGGTGACCCCGTAGCGCTTCGCGGTGGCGGGCATCAGCTGCATGATCCCCCGGGCACCCTTGGGCGAGATCGCCTTGGGCTCGAACCCGGATTCGACGAGGGCCACCGCCTTGATGAGCGACGGGTCGAGCCCGTTCTCGCGAGCGACTCGCTCGATGAACGGGTCGAACGAGGTCACGGGGAGGGCGCCGCGGCCGAGTCGGCGTGTCGATTCGAATCCGGGCACCGGGCGGGCATCACGGTGGTCGGGCACGTTCGTGACCACGATCGCCCCGTCCTTGACGTAGTACAGAAGCTCCTCCGCGGGGGCGGGAAGCGCGGCGGCAAGGAGCGCGAAGATCGCGACCGCCGCCGTCCCCCCCCAGGGGAGCTTCCGTTTCATTTTGGTGGCTTCCTCTCCCGGATCATCTTGAAGACGCGCGAGAGCGACTCGATACTCAGCGCTTCGTCGAGCTTCGCTGGATCCTTCCCTCCGGCCTCGGCGAGGTCCTTCTTCCCCCCGCCTCCGCCGCCGACCACCTTCGCCAGCTCCCGGACCAGCTCGCCGGCCGGGAGCGTGTCCTCGAGGTCACGGGTGACCGTGGCCAGCAGATACGCTTTCGCTCCGTCCGCCCGGCCTATGACAACGCAGCCGGAGCCGAGCTTCCGTCGCAACTCGTCGGCGAGGACCCGTGCCTCTTGCGGCGAGAGGGCGTCGGCGCGCGCGGCCACGACCTTCACCCCGTCTACAATGTGGGGATCGGAAGCCTCCCGGGCAAGCTCGAGGCGCGCATTGCGGATTCGTTGCTGCTCCAGCTCGCGCTGGAGCCTCTTCGTGTGTTCGATACGCTTCCGTAATTCGACGACCACGGTCTCCTTCGGGACCGCGAGCAGATCCTCCAGCTCGCGGACCACGCGCTGGTCGTCACGGAACCGGGCAAGCGAGCCCTCTCCGGAGACCGCCTCGATCCGCCGCGTGCCCGCCGCGATCCCCCGCTCCTGCAGGACCTTCACGAGGCCGATCTCCCCCGAGCGCCCGCAGTGGGTCCCGCCGCAAAGCTCGGTGGAGAAGTCGCCGACGCGTACCACCCGCACGCGGTCGCCGTACTTCTCTCCGAACAACGCCATCGCGCCGGTGCGGAGAGCGTCGTCCAGCGCCAGCTCCTCCGATCCCACCTCGAGGTCCTCTAGGACCTTCCGGTTCATCAGGGCCTCGAGGTCCTCGAGGGCGCGATCGGTGAGCGCGGCGAAGTGGGTGAAGTCGAATCGAAGCCGGTCGTCCGCCACCAGCGAGCCGGCCTGCTTGACGTGGGTCCCGACCACCTCCCGCAGCGCCGCGTGCAAGAGATGCGTCGCGGTGTGGTTCCGCCGAATCGCGGCACGGCGCGAGGCATCGACCGAGGCTTTCACGGTGTCGTTCACATCCAAGTTGCCTTCATCGACTACGACTCGATGACAGATGTTCCCGCTCTCGTTCTTGTAGGTATCGAGGACCCGGCCGCTCCATCTCGAGCCGACCATCACCCCGGTGTCGCCGACCTGCCCCCCAGCCGCTGCATAGAATGGAGTTCGATCGAGATGGACCACGGCTTCGCAGCCAGGACCGATCGGAAGGTGCTGAGCGTCGCCCTCCGCAACCGCCAACACCGAGACGACTCTCGCGCCATCGACGTCCAACGCGTCGTAGCCCACGAACTCGGTCGGGATCCAAGTCCCACGCTGCCCCGTGGTTCGTGTCGCGGCGCCCTTCCACGACGCCTGCGCTCGCGCGCGCTGCCGCGCCATCTCTTGCTCGAAACCCGCGAGGTCGAGGGCGACGCCGCGCTCGTCGGCGATGTCCTGCGCCAGGTCCAGCGGGAGCCCGAACGTGTCGTAGAGACGGAAGAGCTCGGAGCCCGGGAGCGTCCGGAGTCCATCCCCGAGGCCCGAGATCGATTGCTCGAGGAGATCGATCCCGGCCGAGATCGTCTCCGCGAAACGCTCCTCCTCGCGTCGCGCCACCTCGAGGATCGCGTCGGATGCCGCGCGGAGCTCCGGGTAGACGCCCGAAAGGGAGTCCAGGACCGCGGGGGCGACCTCGTGGAGGAACGGCTCCCTCACGCCCAGCTTCAGCCCGTGACGGATCGCCCGTCGGAGGATCCGCCGGAGAACGTACCCCCGCTTGTCGTTGGACGGCACGATCCCGTCCGCGACGAGGAAGCAGAGGGCCCGGGTGTGGTCGGCGATGACGCGGAGGGAGAAATCGGCCTCGGCGTCGCGGCCGTAACGGGTTCCCGCGCGCGTCGCGGTCGCGTCGAGGACCGGAACGAACAGGTCGGTGTCGTAGTTGCTGCGTTTCCCCTGAACGACGGCCGTGACCCGCTCGAGCCCCATGCCGGTGTCGATGCTCGGCGCGGGGAGGGGCGAGTAGGTCCCGTCGTCGTGCTGCTCGAACTGCATGAACACGAGGTTCCAGATCTCGACGTACCGTCGCTCGTCGGTGGCGGGATTCGACTCGCCCGGGACCGAGGTCAGGTCCTCTCCCAGGTCGAAGTGGATCTCGCTGCACGGCCCGCAGGGACCGGTGTCCCCCATCCGCCAGAAGTTGTCCCTCTCCCCGAGGCGCAGGATCCGGTCCGGCCTCACCCCGACGCGATCGCGCCAGAGCGCGAGCGCCTCTTCGTCTCCAGGCACCGCCTCCGAGCCGCCGAACACGGTGACCCAGAGCCGCTCCTGCGGGATGCCGAACACGCGGGTGACGAGCTCCCACGCGAGTGTCACGGCGTCGGCCTTGAAGTAGTCGCCGAACGAGAAATTCCCGAGCATCTCGAAGAAGGTGTGGTGGCGGGGCGTCCTGCCCACCTGCTCGAGATCGTTGTGCTTGCCCGACACGCGCAGGCACTTCTGCGACGAGGTGGCGCGACGGTAGTCCCGCCGTTCTTTCCCGGTGAACACGTCCTTGAATTGGTTCATCCCCGCGTTGGCGAACAGGAGGGTCGGGTCGGCCGGAAGGATCAGGGGGGAGCTGGGAACGATCCGGTGGCCGCGGGAGGCGAAGAACTCCAGGAACGCGCGTCGAGTCTCGGCCGAGGTCATGGTGGTGGTCCTCTTGGTCGGTTCGGAGGCGCCCGCACGGTGCCGGCCCGGACGGGCCGGGGGTCAGTCCCCAGCGTCGGAGCGGTACCGCTCGAGCGCCGCCGCGACGGCCCCGGGGTCGAAGCCGGCGCGGAGCAGCGCATTATACACGCGCGCATACCGCTTCCGGTCGAGCGCGCCCCCGGCGCCGGCGACCCGCCGCTCCACCTCGCGGGCGAGTTGGGTTCCGGGGTCGAAGTCGCCGTCGGCGACGGCCCGGTCGAACGCGCCCTCGACGACCTCGGGTTCGACGCCTCGGCGCAGCAACTCCGCGGTGAGACGCTCGCGGCCGTGTCCCAGCCGCTCCGAGCGGGTCAGGAGATAGTGCGAGGCGAGCCGGGCGTCGTCGAGGATGCCGGAGGCGACGAGCCGATCCACGGCCGCGCTCGCCTCGGACGGGTCGTGCCCGGCGGCGACGAGGCGGTCGCGGACCTCGGTCCGGGTCAGGGGCCGCCGCGACACGAGGCCGAGCGCCAGGTCGAGCGCCTCTCTCCCGCGATCCTCCGTCGGCATGCCGCCGATTCTAGCTCTTCGAGTACTCGAACGGCGAGTCGATCCCGCCTTCCGCCGACGTTCCCGGCGAGTGGATCGTCCGCTCCATCTCCTCGTGGGAGATGTCGGAGGTGGACTGGATCCCGGCGACCTTGAGCTTGAACTCATCCGGGTTCGAAGCCTGGCGGAGCGCCTCCTCCAGCGAGATCAGGTCGTTCTTGTACAGGCGGTAGAGCGACTGGTCGAACGTCTGC from Terriglobia bacterium encodes:
- a CDS encoding helix-turn-helix transcriptional regulator gives rise to the protein MSRLVKNAAAGGGELLPSKVPRVEEGAAEERASARLGSYLRRLRGGYGYTLRRVEEAAMALGEVIDNSQLSRFEKGKAIPSFDKLRALARIFNVSVQTFSDVLDLEEYEAFEPESGGFDELIREGAGLFAAGEHGKAFVTFERALNVALEENDTPERAEREAQARWSMITSLRALGKLAMTERELREILKSRSRLSPVTRTRSVLELSYVYREQGDLYLAGVLAHEALELALGAGDVKTQAGVLNTLGNIHHDEGEAERALGYYLRSMEVLDALGGQDKLRTTVTTNLGGCLVELGRFDEGIARLRQAHAKARELGFRRVAALSLTRLSEAFMRRGERDRALQALSESDALASRPDEAYQDILFLNSYHRWQMARQDANPTREKIAFGRLRHLRSLLERRFPEVDEFDRHIERIGRVHAYSP
- a CDS encoding S8 family serine peptidase, yielding MSDSRRLGRKVRFPGAGAHLDIPLAFLAICGLMSSSGCAGRPGPRPVAEPLSPPIVRSEPASFGAKFEGDFESRLRAAPTGERVSAMLDLTDQVDLPALRRELALTGRDLRSRSRAVIGALERTAERQQARIAPDLDAMVRTGALESWTPVAIVNRVLVEGRPEAVLKLAGNAEVARVLPDWTSGTVPSGEQEDAPAAASLGERFVSWAVGAMGADVLRSEGLDGTGVVVASIDTGVLEDHEQLVGRRLEGSRGWFDPVSGSTRAADSHGHGTAVLSLAVGGGPGERVVGIAPGARWASALGNYRNVYTRARMTLAADWVLRVARPRVLVNAWSHSEGRCGTFDLPFINAWKAAGIFVVFPAGNAGPRPSSAEAPASLAGTYPDGGPVFSVAGLLASGEVWQASSRGPSLCGASRFPTLAAPGVSIPYALASGPRSYTIGTGTSFAAALVGGAAALLIQADPSLEPDDIERLLVETCRDVPPPGQDDATGSGAIDLASAVERVRARRSASPGRSGPLGSVGQNHGAVGVHAQRDP
- a CDS encoding lytic transglycosylase domain-containing protein, translated to MKRKLPWGGTAAVAIFALLAAALPAPAEELLYYVKDGAIVVTNVPDHRDARPVPGFESTRRLGRGALPVTSFDPFIERVARENGLDPSLIKAVALVESGFEPKAISPKGARGIMQLMPATAKRYGVTDLHDPYQSLRAGARHLRDLLDEFGGDVTLALAAYNAGAGAVRRYGGVPAYAETRDYVARVQTKLDTAGRRRAPTPKPDPDSLGVTLRMNPDGSVVLTN
- the alaS gene encoding alanine--tRNA ligase encodes the protein MTSAETRRAFLEFFASRGHRIVPSSPLILPADPTLLFANAGMNQFKDVFTGKERRDYRRATSSQKCLRVSGKHNDLEQVGRTPRHHTFFEMLGNFSFGDYFKADAVTLAWELVTRVFGIPQERLWVTVFGGSEAVPGDEEALALWRDRVGVRPDRILRLGERDNFWRMGDTGPCGPCSEIHFDLGEDLTSVPGESNPATDERRYVEIWNLVFMQFEQHDDGTYSPLPAPSIDTGMGLERVTAVVQGKRSNYDTDLFVPVLDATATRAGTRYGRDAEADFSLRVIADHTRALCFLVADGIVPSNDKRGYVLRRILRRAIRHGLKLGVREPFLHEVAPAVLDSLSGVYPELRAASDAILEVARREEERFAETISAGIDLLEQSISGLGDGLRTLPGSELFRLYDTFGLPLDLAQDIADERGVALDLAGFEQEMARQRARAQASWKGAATRTTGQRGTWIPTEFVGYDALDVDGARVVSVLAVAEGDAQHLPIGPGCEAVVHLDRTPFYAAAGGQVGDTGVMVGSRWSGRVLDTYKNESGNICHRVVVDEGNLDVNDTVKASVDASRRAAIRRNHTATHLLHAALREVVGTHVKQAGSLVADDRLRFDFTHFAALTDRALEDLEALMNRKVLEDLEVGSEELALDDALRTGAMALFGEKYGDRVRVVRVGDFSTELCGGTHCGRSGEIGLVKVLQERGIAAGTRRIEAVSGEGSLARFRDDQRVVRELEDLLAVPKETVVVELRKRIEHTKRLQRELEQQRIRNARLELAREASDPHIVDGVKVVAARADALSPQEARVLADELRRKLGSGCVVIGRADGAKAYLLATVTRDLEDTLPAGELVRELAKVVGGGGGGKKDLAEAGGKDPAKLDEALSIESLSRVFKMIRERKPPK
- a CDS encoding recombination regulator RecX, which encodes MPTEDRGREALDLALGLVSRRPLTRTEVRDRLVAAGHDPSEASAAVDRLVASGILDDARLASHYLLTRSERLGHGRERLTAELLRRGVEPEVVEGAFDRAVADGDFDPGTQLAREVERRVAGAGGALDRKRYARVYNALLRAGFDPGAVAAALERYRSDAGD